The Paenibacillus sp. FSL R7-0204 genome includes a region encoding these proteins:
- the bcp gene encoding thioredoxin-dependent thiol peroxidase encodes MNITVGDKVPDFTLPASTGGNISLNDYRGRKVLLYFYPKDSTPACTQEACDFRDAHDTIAANGAVVLGISADPLASHSKFIAKNSLPFPLLSDEEHRVSELFGVWQLKKLYGKEFMGIVRSTFLIDEEGILRAEWRKVRVKGHVEAALEQIVK; translated from the coding sequence ATGAATATCACAGTAGGTGACAAGGTTCCGGACTTCACACTCCCAGCCTCAACAGGGGGCAACATCAGCTTAAATGATTACCGCGGCAGGAAGGTGCTGCTCTACTTCTATCCTAAGGACAGTACCCCGGCCTGTACCCAGGAGGCCTGCGATTTCCGCGATGCCCACGATACGATTGCCGCGAATGGGGCGGTTGTTCTTGGAATCAGTGCCGATCCGCTGGCCTCACACAGCAAATTTATTGCGAAGAATAGCCTGCCCTTTCCGTTATTATCCGATGAGGAGCATAGGGTGAGCGAATTGTTCGGGGTATGGCAGCTTAAGAAGCTCTACGGCAAGGAATTCATGGGGATTGTGCGCTCTACTTTTCTGATTGATGAGGAAGGAATTCTGAGAGCGGAGTGGCGAAAAGTCAGAGTGAAGGGCCATGTGGAAGCCGCATTAGAACAAATCGTGAAATAA
- a CDS encoding MarR family winged helix-turn-helix transcriptional regulator has translation MEEKEKQLDDILSSFRCITHNFQQLLWKDAEELNITSTQLMVLRKLSLHPDIGITELADLLHLGNSAASGVVDRMVKAGLITRERSQSDRRIFKLAMTEKGKEIRLLSRQSLRRHLQPLADIPAEDVQELLRLHGEIIRILEQGRDNKKL, from the coding sequence TTGGAAGAAAAGGAAAAGCAACTGGACGATATTCTGTCCTCTTTCCGCTGCATTACCCATAATTTCCAGCAGCTTCTGTGGAAGGATGCAGAGGAGCTTAACATCACATCTACCCAACTGATGGTATTGCGTAAATTATCCTTGCATCCCGATATCGGGATCACGGAGCTGGCCGATCTTCTGCATCTGGGCAACAGCGCAGCCAGCGGTGTAGTGGACCGGATGGTGAAGGCCGGACTGATTACCAGGGAACGCTCGCAGAGCGACAGACGAATATTTAAGCTGGCGATGACTGAGAAAGGCAAGGAGATCCGTCTGCTCAGCAGACAGTCACTCCGAAGACATTTGCAGCCCTTGGCTGACATTCCTGCGGAGGATGTACAGGAGCTGCTGCGGCTGCATGGTGAAATTATCCGAATTCTAGAACAAGGGAGAGACAACAAGAAGCTATGA
- a CDS encoding DinB family protein yields the protein MNSEQRNHWNGQHKILTGIITKPGAHTEAVAIALELHTALYASEESNGQQATYEDSLWDQLLESTVRSYPVQTPGSRNSIVWHLWHSARIEDITMNILGADREQVLHTERFADRLQTPFLHSGNGMSERDVAALSREVNLGALAEYRRAVACRTRSILSSLEPGQLGMKATPAQFERVREEKAVLDSEQWLMDYWSGKTFAGQVLMPATRHNFVHLNKAMQVKQKLQK from the coding sequence ATGAATTCTGAACAACGCAATCACTGGAACGGGCAGCATAAAATTTTGACGGGAATCATCACCAAGCCAGGGGCGCATACCGAAGCAGTCGCTATCGCTCTGGAGCTGCACACTGCTCTCTACGCTTCTGAAGAAAGCAACGGGCAACAGGCAACCTATGAGGATTCCTTATGGGACCAGCTGCTGGAGTCCACCGTACGCAGCTACCCGGTGCAGACACCCGGCAGCCGTAATTCTATAGTCTGGCATCTCTGGCACAGTGCACGGATTGAGGATATCACCATGAACATCCTGGGGGCTGACCGTGAGCAGGTGCTTCATACAGAGCGCTTTGCAGATAGGCTTCAGACCCCTTTCCTTCATTCCGGCAACGGGATGAGTGAACGAGATGTCGCTGCACTCAGCAGAGAGGTCAATCTTGGGGCGCTGGCCGAGTACCGTCGCGCCGTCGCCTGCAGAACGCGTTCCATCCTATCCTCTCTGGAACCGGGACAGCTCGGGATGAAGGCAACTCCGGCGCAGTTCGAGAGAGTCCGGGAAGAGAAGGCCGTTCTGGACAGCGAGCAGTGGCTAATGGATTACTGGAGCGGCAAGACCTTTGCCGGTCAGGTGCTGATGCCGGCCACCCGGCATAACTTCGTCCATCTGAACAAAGCGATGCAGGTGAAACAGAAGCTGCAGAAGTGA
- a CDS encoding acyl-CoA dehydratase activase-related protein: MKRLRIGLDVGSTTAKLVVMERDIIIYQDYVRHFSDIKKAAVTLLSEVQQRFTGSEAALTVSGSSGLSLSKLGEIPFVQEVIACTRAISGRIPECDTAIELGGEDAKIIYLSGGIEQRMNTACAGGTGAFIDQMASLLQTDPAGLNELAVKHERIYPIASRCGVFAKSDVQPLLNEGARREDVAASIFQSIVNQTISGLACGRPIRGRVAFLGGPLTFLSALRDRFKETLGLKEEEVLFPEHSQYFVAIGSALAGSDPVFLPLSGWIARIMAVDFSQDRAEDAELAPLFGTPDDLAQFRLRHSQATAPRSVLAAYQGPVYLGIDAGSTTTKLVVTGAADEILHTFYGSNGGNPLQSVTDALKDLYRILPSGCYIAGAYATGYGEGLVKAALRMDGGEVETVAHYKAASRFMPEVDFILDIGGQDMKCIKIRGGAIDSLMLNEACSAGCGSFLESFASALELGIEEFAAAALESKGPVNLGSRCTVFMNSKVKQVQKEGATLADLSAGLAYSVVKNALQKVIKIRNPEDLGRNIIVQGGTFYNEAVLRAFELLTGRTVVRPDIAGVMGAYGCALIAREQAAPEGISTILGPEELESFQYSVAPGRCSRCANNCALTISRFPDKSFHVTGNRCERGAGGKKEKNTLPNLMQYKYERFFAYEGLPEVAALRGTVGLPRTMNMFENYPFWHTFFTSLRYRTVLSPKSSKKLYESGMDTIPSESICYPAKMAHGHVQQLIGQGVDFIFYPAVVYEKKEDDAAQNHFNCPVVASYPEVIRNNMDGLKEQGVPLVSPFLTFDDIPALTRVLARTFAEVPKEEIVAAVQAGLVEAEQAKNDVRTKGEETLVFLSETGTKGILLCGHPYHADPEINHGIADMITGMGLAVLTEDSICHLDRSEGDVGVVNQWTYHARMYRAARLAAGRSDLELVQLTSFGCGIDAITCDAVQEIMERHNKVYTLIKIDEISNLGAARIRLRSLQAAMRERERGQVKPQLLYKPQVNVPFTKEMKDTYTILAPQMSPIHFELFERVFQDAGYRLKILESTGPQETEEGLRYVNNDACYPAIVTIGQMLSALKSGDYDPDRTAVIMSQTGGGCRATNYISLLRKALKDADLGQIPVISLNASGMENQPGFRISLKLANRLIAAACYGDLMMRLLHRFRPYEAVPGSAEALFRKGMGRCKGSLSNFSFREYKRLTREIVAGFSRLPVIPADKPKVGIVGEILIKFHPDANNHIIDMIEAEGGEAVMPDFLDFIFYCVYNPIYKAEQFGKSKRLGYINPMLISYLEIYRKPVKVALEQAGLSKGRENIYGLAEKASRLVSVGNQMGEGWFLTAEMMDLLDNGVNNIACIQPFACLPNHITGRGMIKGLKDLYPGANIVAIDYDAGVSVVNQANRIKLMMSIASGLAAGTQPSPDDLAQLVPVMAGSVGCQG; this comes from the coding sequence ATGAAGAGACTGCGTATTGGGCTTGACGTCGGATCAACTACAGCCAAATTGGTGGTTATGGAACGGGATATCATTATATATCAGGATTATGTGCGTCATTTCAGTGATATAAAAAAAGCGGCGGTTACCCTACTGTCAGAGGTGCAGCAAAGATTCACAGGCAGTGAAGCAGCGCTCACCGTAAGCGGCTCCTCCGGGTTATCCCTGTCCAAGCTAGGGGAGATTCCGTTTGTCCAGGAGGTCATTGCCTGCACGAGGGCGATCAGCGGACGGATTCCAGAATGTGATACCGCGATTGAGCTGGGCGGAGAGGATGCCAAAATCATCTATCTCAGCGGCGGCATTGAGCAGCGGATGAACACAGCCTGTGCAGGCGGTACAGGGGCATTCATCGATCAGATGGCCTCTCTGCTGCAGACGGACCCTGCCGGGCTGAATGAGCTTGCGGTGAAGCATGAAAGGATCTATCCCATCGCTTCGCGCTGCGGGGTATTTGCCAAGAGCGATGTGCAGCCGCTGCTGAATGAAGGGGCGCGGCGCGAGGATGTGGCGGCCTCGATCTTCCAGAGCATCGTGAACCAGACAATCAGCGGCTTGGCCTGCGGACGTCCGATCCGTGGGCGTGTTGCTTTTCTCGGGGGACCGTTGACCTTCCTGTCCGCTCTGCGGGACCGGTTCAAGGAGACGCTTGGACTGAAGGAGGAGGAGGTGCTGTTCCCGGAGCACTCGCAATACTTCGTCGCCATCGGTTCGGCGCTTGCCGGGTCAGATCCCGTATTCCTGCCGCTGAGCGGCTGGATTGCCCGGATCATGGCTGTAGACTTCTCGCAGGACCGCGCGGAGGATGCAGAGCTGGCGCCGCTGTTCGGAACACCGGATGATCTGGCGCAGTTTAGACTCCGTCACAGTCAGGCTACAGCACCGCGCTCCGTGCTGGCAGCTTACCAGGGACCGGTCTATCTCGGCATTGATGCCGGCTCTACCACGACCAAGCTGGTAGTTACCGGAGCGGCAGATGAGATTCTGCATACCTTCTACGGGAGCAATGGAGGCAATCCGCTGCAGTCGGTTACGGACGCACTGAAGGATCTCTACCGGATTCTGCCCTCCGGCTGCTATATTGCAGGAGCTTACGCAACCGGTTATGGAGAGGGTCTGGTCAAGGCGGCGCTGCGGATGGATGGCGGAGAAGTAGAGACGGTGGCCCATTACAAGGCCGCCTCCCGGTTCATGCCGGAGGTCGACTTCATCCTCGATATCGGCGGCCAGGACATGAAGTGCATCAAGATCCGCGGGGGAGCCATCGACAGCCTGATGCTTAATGAAGCCTGCTCGGCGGGCTGCGGCTCCTTCCTGGAGAGCTTCGCTTCCGCACTGGAGCTTGGGATAGAGGAATTCGCCGCTGCGGCGCTCGAATCGAAGGGGCCGGTGAATCTCGGCTCGCGCTGTACCGTGTTCATGAATTCCAAGGTGAAGCAGGTCCAGAAGGAGGGGGCGACACTTGCCGATCTCTCGGCGGGGCTTGCCTATTCCGTGGTGAAGAATGCGCTGCAAAAGGTGATTAAGATCCGTAATCCCGAGGATCTGGGCCGGAATATCATTGTTCAGGGCGGCACCTTCTATAATGAGGCTGTCCTGCGGGCTTTTGAGCTGCTGACGGGAAGAACGGTAGTCAGACCTGATATCGCCGGTGTGATGGGCGCTTACGGCTGTGCGCTGATTGCCAGAGAACAGGCTGCCCCGGAAGGAATCAGCACGATTCTCGGACCGGAGGAGCTGGAGAGCTTCCAGTATTCTGTTGCTCCAGGCCGCTGCAGCCGCTGTGCCAACAACTGTGCGCTGACTATCAGCCGGTTCCCGGATAAAAGCTTCCATGTGACGGGGAACCGCTGTGAACGCGGCGCAGGCGGCAAGAAAGAGAAGAACACGCTGCCGAATCTGATGCAATATAAATATGAGCGGTTCTTCGCCTACGAGGGCCTGCCTGAAGTGGCAGCGCTCCGGGGGACGGTTGGACTTCCGCGCACAATGAATATGTTCGAGAATTACCCGTTCTGGCATACCTTTTTCACCTCGCTGCGCTACCGTACCGTGTTGTCTCCCAAGTCGAGTAAGAAGCTGTATGAGAGCGGAATGGATACGATTCCTTCGGAATCCATCTGCTATCCGGCCAAAATGGCTCACGGGCATGTACAGCAGCTGATCGGCCAGGGCGTGGACTTCATCTTTTACCCGGCGGTGGTGTATGAGAAGAAGGAGGATGATGCCGCGCAGAATCACTTCAACTGCCCGGTGGTTGCCTCCTACCCCGAGGTAATCCGCAATAATATGGACGGCCTGAAGGAGCAGGGGGTTCCGCTGGTCAGCCCTTTCCTGACTTTCGACGATATTCCGGCGCTGACCCGGGTGCTGGCACGAACCTTCGCCGAGGTGCCCAAGGAGGAGATTGTGGCTGCTGTCCAGGCGGGACTGGTGGAGGCGGAGCAGGCGAAGAACGATGTGCGTACCAAGGGCGAGGAGACGCTGGTCTTCCTCTCAGAGACAGGCACGAAGGGAATTCTGCTCTGCGGACATCCGTATCATGCCGACCCTGAGATCAATCACGGGATTGCCGATATGATTACCGGGATGGGACTTGCGGTACTGACCGAGGATTCGATCTGCCATCTGGACCGCAGCGAAGGGGATGTTGGCGTAGTGAACCAGTGGACCTACCATGCGCGGATGTATCGTGCAGCCCGGCTGGCTGCGGGAAGAAGTGATCTGGAGCTGGTCCAGCTCACCTCCTTTGGCTGCGGAATTGATGCGATTACCTGCGATGCGGTTCAGGAGATTATGGAGCGTCACAACAAGGTCTATACGCTTATCAAAATCGATGAAATCAGCAATCTTGGAGCCGCGCGGATTCGCCTGCGTTCGCTCCAGGCCGCGATGCGTGAGCGCGAGAGAGGCCAGGTTAAGCCGCAGCTGCTCTACAAGCCGCAAGTCAATGTGCCGTTCACCAAAGAAATGAAGGATACCTATACCATCCTTGCCCCGCAGATGTCACCGATTCATTTCGAGCTGTTCGAACGTGTCTTCCAGGATGCGGGCTACCGGCTGAAAATTCTGGAATCGACCGGTCCGCAGGAGACGGAGGAAGGCCTCCGGTACGTCAACAATGACGCCTGTTATCCGGCGATTGTAACGATCGGGCAGATGCTGTCGGCACTGAAGAGCGGCGATTATGACCCGGACCGGACCGCTGTCATCATGTCGCAGACCGGCGGCGGCTGCCGGGCGACCAACTACATCTCCCTGCTGCGCAAGGCGCTGAAGGATGCCGATCTGGGGCAGATCCCGGTAATCTCCCTGAATGCCTCCGGGATGGAGAACCAGCCGGGCTTCCGCATCAGCCTGAAGCTGGCGAACCGCCTGATTGCCGCAGCCTGCTACGGGGATCTGATGATGCGTCTGCTGCACCGCTTCAGACCGTATGAAGCGGTGCCGGGAAGCGCAGAGGCCTTATTCCGCAAAGGAATGGGCCGCTGTAAGGGCAGCCTGTCAAACTTCTCGTTCCGCGAATATAAGCGGCTGACCCGTGAGATTGTTGCCGGGTTCTCGCGGCTGCCGGTCATCCCGGCGGATAAGCCCAAGGTGGGCATTGTCGGGGAAATTCTAATCAAATTCCATCCGGATGCGAATAACCATATCATCGACATGATCGAGGCCGAGGGCGGGGAGGCCGTGATGCCTGATTTCCTGGACTTCATTTTCTATTGTGTCTACAATCCGATCTACAAGGCCGAGCAATTCGGCAAAAGCAAGCGGCTGGGCTATATCAATCCCATGCTGATCTCCTATCTCGAAATCTACCGCAAGCCGGTCAAGGTAGCACTGGAGCAGGCGGGACTATCCAAAGGCCGGGAGAATATCTACGGTCTGGCCGAGAAGGCAAGCCGCCTCGTGTCGGTCGGCAACCAGATGGGTGAAGGCTGGTTCCTGACGGCGGAGATGATGGATCTATTGGATAACGGTGTGAACAATATTGCCTGTATTCAGCCGTTTGCCTGCCTGCCGAATCACATTACCGGGCGCGGGATGATTAAGGGGCTCAAGGATCTGTATCCTGGTGCGAACATCGTCGCCATTGATTATGATGCCGGAGTCAGCGTGGTCAACCAAGCCAACCGGATCAAGCTGATGATGTCGATTGCCAGCGGCCTCGCCGCCGGTACCCAGCCGTCGCCGGACGATCTGGCACAGCTGGTGCCAGTCATGGCCGGCAGTGTAGGCTGTCAGGGGTAG
- a CDS encoding stalk domain-containing protein → MLKTWRRLISASASGLLLFTVLINVHAGPADAAAAAVAQGTEQDVFRIVALGDSITAGYEPGMTDPGVKPYGYAERLLEQGWYHGRSELKNYGILGLKTAGLLQYTGAIKDSAAITPEAIQPGLSDPRTLQFAALAPQIRTELAAADLITVTIGGNDVSSLFLNYKTLTDADFASQLAERLTEYSSNVTALLKNIREVNPQATILLADQYQPAPKIALGASYDKLMNAAAQFTIAAENIAATLNQAGAPLKVAHVAAKFAGVEGSLTHIIGAGAADFHPTQLGYERIATVFAELQWGEYRTPAVTAMASETAPMSIVVKGKELNTPNKPILKNGQNFLALKDILNAVGADGKWDNKTSSATVIYGGRTVVITIGSKTIKVNGADVAIDTPAFLHKIGKEDKTYLPLAALATGLGFDVNYSSKLRTAFINP, encoded by the coding sequence ATGCTGAAGACATGGAGAAGGTTAATATCAGCTTCTGCTAGCGGACTGCTGCTGTTCACCGTATTAATTAATGTGCATGCAGGTCCGGCGGATGCCGCTGCAGCAGCCGTGGCGCAAGGAACGGAGCAGGATGTCTTTCGTATCGTAGCACTTGGAGATTCCATTACTGCCGGGTATGAGCCGGGGATGACTGATCCCGGCGTGAAGCCGTACGGATACGCTGAGCGATTACTGGAGCAGGGCTGGTATCACGGTAGAAGTGAGCTTAAGAATTATGGCATCTTGGGCCTTAAGACAGCGGGACTGCTTCAATATACCGGAGCTATTAAGGACAGTGCGGCCATTACGCCGGAGGCCATTCAGCCGGGGCTGTCTGATCCGCGTACCTTGCAATTTGCTGCGCTGGCCCCGCAGATAAGAACGGAGCTCGCTGCCGCGGATCTCATTACCGTTACCATCGGCGGTAATGATGTCAGCAGCTTGTTCTTGAATTACAAGACGCTGACCGATGCTGATTTCGCTTCCCAGCTTGCGGAGCGTCTGACGGAATACAGCAGTAATGTAACAGCGCTGCTGAAGAATATCCGGGAAGTGAATCCGCAGGCAACCATTCTGCTGGCCGACCAGTATCAGCCTGCTCCGAAAATCGCCCTGGGGGCTTCGTATGACAAGCTGATGAATGCGGCTGCACAGTTCACCATCGCGGCTGAGAATATCGCGGCTACCCTGAACCAGGCAGGCGCTCCGCTTAAGGTAGCTCATGTAGCCGCAAAGTTCGCCGGGGTAGAGGGATCGCTAACTCATATCATCGGAGCCGGGGCGGCAGACTTCCATCCTACGCAGCTTGGATATGAACGGATTGCCACTGTATTCGCTGAATTGCAATGGGGGGAATACCGTACGCCGGCAGTAACGGCGATGGCTTCGGAGACAGCGCCGATGTCCATCGTGGTGAAGGGGAAGGAACTGAATACGCCCAATAAGCCCATTCTGAAGAACGGGCAGAACTTTCTGGCGCTGAAGGATATTCTGAATGCAGTGGGTGCGGATGGCAAATGGGATAACAAAACCTCTAGTGCGACTGTAATTTACGGAGGAAGAACGGTGGTTATTACGATCGGATCGAAGACCATTAAGGTGAACGGTGCGGATGTAGCGATTGATACTCCAGCTTTTTTGCATAAAATTGGCAAAGAGGATAAAACCTATCTACCGCTCGCCGCACTCGCTACCGGACTGGGCTTCGATGTGAATTACAGCAGCAAGCTGCGGACAGCTTTCATTAATCCTTAA
- a CDS encoding glutamate-1-semialdehyde 2,1-aminomutase, with protein MNRSTSEQLYEEALQHIVGGVNSPSRSFKAVGGGTPVFMKRAGGSRFWDEDGNEYIDYLAAYGPIITGHAHPHITAAITEAAQNGLLYGTPTRLEIKLAKMLKEAIPSMDKVRFVNSGTEAVMTTIRVARAYTKRSKIIKFAGCYHGHSDLVLVAAGSGPSTLGIPDSAGVPASIAQEVITVPFNDLDALRGALEKWGQDVAAVMVEPIVGNFGMVMPEPGFLEGLCKLTHENGSLVIYDEVITAFRFHYGSTQTYAGLANHEEIIPDLTALGKIIGGGLPIGAYGGRKHVMEQVAPLGPAYQAGTMAGNPASISAGIACLEVLSAEGVYDEMERLAIRLTEGLQASAGRHGIPLTINRIRGAFSTHFCSHPITNYEEAQDTDGEMFASFFRHMLSRGINLAPSKYEAWFLTTAHTDADIDLTLEAAEASFAAMATEK; from the coding sequence ATGAACCGCAGCACATCAGAACAGTTATACGAGGAAGCTCTCCAGCATATTGTCGGAGGCGTGAACAGCCCCTCCCGCTCCTTCAAGGCCGTGGGCGGAGGCACCCCTGTCTTCATGAAACGCGCGGGAGGCTCACGCTTTTGGGATGAGGACGGCAATGAATATATTGATTATCTGGCCGCCTATGGCCCGATCATTACCGGACATGCCCACCCGCATATCACCGCCGCTATTACTGAGGCCGCGCAGAACGGACTGCTCTACGGAACGCCAACCCGGCTTGAGATCAAGCTGGCTAAGATGCTGAAGGAAGCTATTCCTTCGATGGATAAGGTACGCTTCGTCAACTCCGGTACAGAAGCCGTCATGACGACCATCCGCGTCGCCCGCGCCTACACCAAGCGCAGCAAAATCATCAAATTCGCCGGCTGCTATCATGGCCACTCTGATCTTGTGCTTGTAGCCGCAGGTTCAGGTCCATCGACGCTGGGCATCCCTGACAGCGCAGGCGTTCCGGCCAGTATCGCCCAAGAGGTCATCACCGTTCCCTTCAATGATCTGGATGCCCTGCGTGGAGCATTAGAGAAATGGGGCCAGGATGTGGCTGCCGTGATGGTCGAGCCGATTGTCGGCAACTTCGGTATGGTTATGCCGGAGCCAGGCTTCCTGGAAGGCTTATGCAAACTGACGCACGAGAACGGCTCCCTGGTTATCTATGATGAAGTCATTACCGCCTTCCGTTTCCACTATGGCTCCACACAGACCTATGCCGGTCTGGCGAATCATGAGGAGATTATTCCCGATCTGACGGCCCTTGGCAAAATCATCGGCGGCGGGCTGCCGATCGGCGCTTACGGCGGCCGCAAGCATGTCATGGAGCAGGTCGCTCCGCTCGGTCCTGCTTATCAGGCCGGCACGATGGCCGGTAACCCCGCCTCGATCTCGGCAGGGATCGCCTGCCTGGAGGTGCTTAGCGCGGAAGGCGTCTATGACGAGATGGAGCGGCTGGCAATCCGCCTGACCGAAGGACTTCAGGCATCCGCGGGCCGTCACGGCATTCCGCTGACCATCAACCGGATTCGCGGCGCCTTCTCCACACATTTTTGCAGCCATCCCATTACGAATTATGAGGAAGCGCAGGATACTGATGGTGAAATGTTCGCCAGCTTCTTCCGGCATATGCTGAGCCGGGGCATCAACCTGGCCCCGTCCAAATATGAGGCGTGGTTCCTGACCACAGCCCACACGGATGCCGACATCGACCTCACCCTAGAAGCAGCAGAGGCTTCGTTCGCGGCTATGGCTACGGAGAAGTAA
- a CDS encoding LCP family protein, protein MPPRKNRHAKAGKSKKKTLLWTLAIILLLIIGGLVYYFTAIYNQLDNLHKTGEDSPFANVPTASAEAVKPPVWEGTEPVNILLMGVDARGVKKGEVPRSDTMLVASLDPVKKKFYVFSILRDTYVDIPDHGSQRINAAITYGPNTAMQTVSDLLGIPIQYYVYTDFQGFMKLVDAVGGVDYEVEKDMRYTTKADGPEFDIDLKKGFQHLDGKMALQYVRFRHDATSDFTRTERQRGFLKAVADKVISTTSIIKLPTILGEVTPYIDTNLDISDMWKLGAVGYDSSMGGSAQIPPMNLIREKTLKDGSQVIGFSSERALKQFVEDTLTAPEPSPTPGAEASPGSSPSASPGTK, encoded by the coding sequence ATGCCACCAAGAAAGAACCGGCACGCCAAAGCCGGCAAGTCAAAGAAGAAAACGCTGCTCTGGACTCTGGCAATCATACTCCTTTTAATCATCGGAGGTCTGGTTTACTATTTCACTGCAATTTACAATCAGCTCGATAACCTCCACAAGACAGGTGAAGATTCTCCGTTCGCCAATGTTCCCACAGCCTCGGCGGAGGCGGTTAAGCCCCCTGTATGGGAAGGCACAGAGCCGGTCAATATCCTGCTCATGGGCGTGGATGCGCGCGGGGTGAAGAAGGGCGAGGTGCCGCGTTCCGACACTATGCTGGTCGCCTCACTTGATCCGGTGAAGAAGAAATTCTATGTCTTTTCCATTCTTCGTGACACTTATGTTGACATCCCTGACCACGGTTCACAGCGGATCAATGCCGCCATTACCTATGGACCCAACACGGCGATGCAGACGGTCAGCGACCTGCTCGGTATCCCGATTCAATATTATGTCTATACCGATTTCCAGGGCTTCATGAAGCTGGTGGATGCTGTAGGCGGTGTGGATTATGAGGTCGAGAAGGATATGCGTTATACCACCAAGGCGGACGGGCCTGAGTTCGATATCGATCTCAAGAAGGGCTTCCAGCACCTGGATGGCAAAATGGCTCTGCAGTATGTGCGCTTCCGTCATGACGCGACCTCCGATTTCACCCGGACTGAGCGCCAGCGCGGCTTCCTTAAGGCTGTAGCAGATAAGGTGATCAGCACCACCTCCATAATCAAGCTGCCGACCATTCTAGGTGAGGTTACACCTTATATTGACACGAATCTTGATATTAGCGACATGTGGAAGCTCGGCGCTGTAGGCTATGACAGCTCTATGGGCGGCAGCGCGCAGATTCCGCCGATGAATCTGATCCGGGAGAAGACCCTCAAGGACGGCTCCCAGGTGATCGGGTTCAGCAGCGAGCGGGCGCTGAAGCAGTTCGTAGAGGATACGCTCACTGCACCCGAACCATCGCCAACTCCTGGAGCAGAGGCCTCACCGGGCAGCAGCCCTTCCGCATCACCGGGAACAAAGTAA
- the def gene encoding peptide deformylase yields MDDIIREGDPVLRAVTQPVQLPLQAEDRGALQSMMQFLKNSQDAEMSAKYKLRSGVGLSANQIGLSKRMFVMFLKDDNGKNVEYTWVNPKIISHSMAMVYLPESEGCLSVDRPVHGFVPRYESVKVRGFDLNGEVITQKFKGYQAIIIQHEMDHLDGMMFYDRINPQNPFKLPQDVEIRSLYEQKSR; encoded by the coding sequence ATGGATGATATCATACGGGAAGGTGACCCTGTCCTGCGTGCGGTAACGCAGCCTGTACAGTTGCCATTGCAGGCGGAAGATCGCGGTGCGCTGCAGAGCATGATGCAGTTTCTGAAAAACAGTCAGGATGCCGAGATGTCTGCCAAATATAAGCTGCGTTCAGGGGTAGGCTTATCCGCTAACCAGATCGGTCTATCGAAGCGGATGTTTGTCATGTTTTTGAAGGATGACAATGGAAAGAATGTGGAATATACCTGGGTGAATCCCAAGATTATCAGCCATTCGATGGCAATGGTCTATCTGCCGGAGAGCGAGGGCTGCCTGTCTGTGGACCGGCCGGTGCACGGATTCGTACCGCGTTATGAGTCTGTGAAGGTCAGGGGCTTTGATCTGAACGGCGAGGTGATTACCCAGAAATTCAAGGGCTATCAGGCGATCATCATCCAGCATGAGATGGATCACCTGGACGGAATGATGTTCTATGACCGGATCAATCCGCAGAACCCGTTCAAGCTTCCGCAGGATGTGGAGATCCGCAGCCTGTATGAGCAGAAGAGCAGATAA